In the Methanofollis sp. genome, CACGGTGGCCCTGGTCTCGCGGCTCAGAAAATTGATGATGTACTAGGGGCGGGCTCTGGAGAAGTTTTCATACGGGGATCAGGAGAGACCATTTGGATCCCGCGGGGGGAAGCGCGGGCCGACGCCTTCCCCACAATCTGAACCGGGGGCAAGCCCCCGGACCCCAAAAATTAGGATTGGACGGGGAAAGGGCGGACAGAATATCCAGAGAAGGGAGATTGCCATCCCCGTCCGATCTTACAGGGTGCGAGCATCAGCAAGCTTGAGAAAATCTTTGATTTTCGAGGGACCGGGAGGCGACCGTAGTGAGTTGAGAAAACCGAAGGTTTTCGAGCGGCAGCCCCCCGGCATCGGCACCCCCTCACTGTCACCCCTGCCTGCGGGGGATCCGGTCGCAGTTCATGTGCGAGACCTCGAAGCCCGGCACGATCACGCGGACGACCGGGACCGCGGTCCTCGTGAGGTCGCAGAGAAGGACGCGGTCGGCCGAGGTCGCCACCTCGTCGAGGACGACCCTGATGTCGTCGTCGAAATACGCGGTCGCACGGTTCGGGACATCCTCGATCGGGACCGATGCGGCTTCTCGGAACCACGCGCCATTGATCCGCTTCATTCTCTCGTAGCCCGCCTGTTCGATCAGGTGCTGCCGGCCCGGGTTGACCCGGCCGCCCTGGAGCTGGCTCGCACGGCTCTGGGCCACCTCGGTGAGGGCGCGGAGGGCCGCGATCGTCGGGTCAGGATGGGTGCCGGCGCCCATCACAAGGAGGGCCGGGTCCTTCGTGACCGTGTCGTCTGCAGCCGCGGCGACCGTCGGTATGCCGGTCCGCCCCTCCAGGAGCCAGAGGTGAACCGCGATCCCGTGCCCCTCAAAGAGGTCGATGACCCCACGCACCGGCCCGTCGGCACCGACCGCAAGGCGCCGCCCCATATTCCGCAGCCTTTCGGCCCGTGAGAGGGCGTCGCGCTCGATCACTTCAAGGAGTGCATGGAGGACGGCCTCCTCCATGATATTCCCCGCAGCAAGGCCGTTCGTGTCCGAGGTGAAGAGGGGGACGGTCATGCCCAGACAGTCGTACGGATGGAAGACAGCATTCGAGGGCACGAGGACGTCTTCGTCGTTCAGGATGTCGGTGGCCGGGCTCCAGTGGAGTTTCTCGTCCTTCTCCAGGGGCCGCGGCAGGATGATGTCGGCCGGGTCGAGCGCCCGTATCGGCCCGAGTTCCTCGAAACTCGCGTACTCCATACGGTCGCCATGATACTCGCCGGAGTAGCGCTCGACCGCTTCCATCATTGCGGAGACCTCTGCCTGCAGGGGCCCCTTCCCCTTGCCGGCATGGTATTTTGCCGCACCGATGGCGGCACGCGGGCGGAAGGCCGAGAAACAGGGGATGCCCAGGCGGTCGAGAGAGGTGACGTCCTCGACCGAGACGACGCCGATCTCGTCCATCAGGGGCCCGATGACCTGCAGGGTCTCCTCAGGGGAACATGAACGGTGGGTGCCGTCGAAAAAACATTTTTTGACGTGGTTGAAGGTGAAGGACATTATCAGGGGATTGGCCGGGCGATATTTTATATCTTCACGCTCTATTCTCCTGCATGGAGACCGCGGAGATCGTTGTCGGGATGGCGGTACGCTACCCGCGGACCGGCACGGCCGGGACGGTGGCGAGGATCGAGGAGGTCAGGGGGGAAACCTTTGCCGAGATCGATACCACCGGACTGCTGTACCGGGTCGACACGCTGGAACCTGCCGCACAGCCGGGACGCACCCGGGAAGAGAGAGAGGAGAGCGCCGACGACCTCATCAGGAGAGAGAAGGAGTTCGGCAAAGACCTCGGGGAGGCCTGGAAGAACATCGACAATGCCTGCGAGGGAGGGGGTTAATCCTCCTTCTCGATCGGTATTGTCGTCAGTTTTACCGATTCCACACCCTTCTGGGACATGAGCCTCTCGGCGATCGTCTTGAGAGCCGCACCGTCGCCGCGGAGGAGGATCACTTCCATGCACTGGTCATGGCTGAGATGGGCATGCATCGATGCCTGGATGGTATGGATGTACTCGTGCTGGATGTCGGTGATCGTCTGGAGGAGGCCGCGCTGATCGTGGTCGTAGACCATCGTGATCACGCCCTGCCTCTCGCCCTTGACGTCGGACATCCACTGGTAGTAGGTGATGTAACTCCTGATCGCATCCCTGATGCCCTCGGAACGTGAGGAGTAGCCCCGTGCGCTGATGATGGCGTCGAACTTGTCGAGCAGGTTCTTCGGCAGCGAGATACCGATCCTGGAGAGTTCGCTCTCTGGGTTCATACGATCCTGTAGTACGCGCAAAAATATAAAGCATGGCATTACGCGTAACACCAATTCATTGCCGCCGCCGAAACAGGAACATACATCGTACGCAATGGCCCGCCCACTCCGGGATTTGCCGGCCCCCATGTCCGGCACCGATTTATCTATAAAGAGTGCGATATATATAGGAAGGGAGGTTTGAATCAGTTTGCATGATGCTATGATACCCAACGTCAATATCGGACTTGTCGGGCACGTGGACCACGGCAAGACGACCCTCGTCTCTGGACTCACCGGGATGTGGACCGACCGCCACAGTGAGGAGATGAAGAGGGGGATCTCGATCAGGCTCGGTTATGCCGACGCCACCTTCTACCGTTGCGAAAACCACGAGGGGAGCGAAGCCTATTCCACGAAGGAAGTCTGCCCGATCTGCGGGGCCGCCGGCACCCCGTTCAGGACCGTCTCCTTCGTGGACGCACCCGGCCACGAGACCCTGATGGCGACGATGCTCTCGGGATCGGCCCTGATGGACGGCGCAATGCTTGTCATCGCCGCAAACGAGCCCTGCCCACAGCCGCAGACGAAGGAACACCTTTCGGCTCTCGAACTGGTGGGGATCAAGAATATCGTCATCGTCCAGAACAAGATCGATGTCGTCTCCCAGGCAGACGCCCTCAAACACTATAGCCAGATAAAAAAGTTCGTGAAGGGAACAATCGCTGAGAACGCACCCATTATCCCGGTTTCTGCCCAGAAAGGGATCAATATCGGGGCTCTCATCGATGCACTCGACAAAAATATCCCGATCCCTGAGCGCGACCCCGAAGCATCGGCCAGGATGCTCATCGCCCGCTCCTTCGACATCAACAAGCCGGGAGCGAACTGGCGCGACCTGAAGGGCGGCGTGATCGGCGGATCCCTGACAAGCGGCGTCATCAAAGACGGCGAAGAGATCGAGATCAGGCCGGGCATCCAGACCCAGACCGAGAACAGGACCGTCTGGGAACCGATCGTCACCAAGGTCGTCGCGATCCACACCGGCGACAAGAAAGTGAGTGAGGCGGCGCCTGGTGGGCTGATGGCACTCGGCACGAAGCTCGACCCCGCGATCACGAAGAGCGACACCCTTGTCGGTCAGGTCGCAGGGCATGTCGGTGACCTCCCGCCGATCCACGACCATCTCACCTTCACCGTGAAGTTGATGGACAGGGTCGTCGGTTCAGGAAGCGAACTGGACATCACGCCGCTGAAGCACAAGGAACCGCTGATGCTCTCGGTGGGTACGGCAGTGACCGTAGGCGTGGTGACGAACACGAAGAAGGACCAGGCAGAAGTGGTCCTGAAGAGGCCGGTATGTGCGGACGTGGGAGCGAGGATTGCGATCAGCCGTCAGGTCGAAGGGCGGTGGCGTCTGATCGGCATGGGGATCCTTGCCGAGTGAAGGTGCTTCTGGACACCAATGCCCTGATGATGCCCGTGCAGTTCCGCATCGACATCTTCGAGGAGCTCAGATCCCTCCTCGGGAGGTATGAACCGCTCGTGCTCGCCGACGTGAAGCGCGAGCTGGAGGGGCTTGCCCGGGGCGGCGGAAACGACGCCGCCGCCGCACGGGCCGGGCTGATCTTCGCAGAGCGCTGCCGCGAGGTCGAGAGCCAGAGCAGTGCCCGGGCGGTCGACGACCGTGTGGAGGCGTACGCGGCCGCAGAGGGATGCATGGTGGCGACGAACGACCGCCGCCTGAGGAATGCCCTTCTCGCGGCGGGCGTCCCTGTAATCTCATTGAGAAGCCAGAAAAAATTGGAAATTTTAAGGGGATAGCATGTATTATCGTGTGACGCTCGAGGACAAGGTCAGGGTGCCGCCGCACCGCCTTGGCGAGGACCTGGAAACTGTTATCCTGGACGAACTCCAGAAACAGCTCGAAGGGAGCATAGACAAAGAGATCGGCATCTTCATTGCCGTGACCACGATCGACAGGGTCGGCGAGGGCGAAATCGTCCACGGCGATGGGGCAGTCTATTATGACGTCACCTTCGAGGCCCTGGTGCTCAGGATCGCCCTGCAGGAAGTGATCGAAGGGGAGGTCGTGGAAACGACGAGTTTCGGGGCGTTCATCTCCCTGGGGCCGATCGACGCGATGCTCCACGTGAGCCAGATCTCCGACGACTTCATCACCTACGACGAGAAGAACAACACCCTCAACTGCCAGGAGTCGGGCCGGGCCATCCAGGTCGGGGACGGGATCCGCTGCCGGGTGGTGACCCTGAGCCTCAACGAGCGCGAGCCCCGTGAGAGCAAGATCGGGCTGACGATGCGACAGGCCGGTCTCGGCACGGAAAAATGGCTTGTCGAAGAGCGCACAAAGGAGCAGGAGAGCCATGGCGCCAGCGCGTAAGAAGAAGATGGTGAAGGTCTGCCGCGACTGCCACAAGGTGGTCGAGGGAGAGTCCTGTGTGACCTGCGGGTCGACGAACCTCACCGAGGACTGGACAGGTTACCTCATTATCATCGACCCCGAAGGATCGGAGATCGCACGGCGGATGAACCTCGAAATGCCCGGCAGGTACGCTCTGAAGGTCCGTTGATGCTCCGCCTCCCTGACGAGTGCAGAGACCGTTTCAAAAAGCCGATCGGCAGGCTCTTTCCCGAACTTGCCGATGCCCTTCCCCTGCTTGCGGGCAGGACCGTTTATACGGTGGGGGACGTGGTGACGCACAACCTGCTGGCGGCAGGGGGGTCGCCTGAGATCGCCGTCATAGACGGATATACGATGCGGGCGCCCTGTGCAAAGACTCCCCTCTGCGCCCACCGCCGGGTGCAGGTGAAGAACCCGGCAGGCACCCTCACTGAAGAACTGGTCAGGGCCCTCGAAGATGCCGTGGAGCATCCGCCTGCCCTCATCATCGTCGACGGGGAGGAGGACCTGGCGGTGATCCCGCTCGCCCGTCTCGCCCCCGTGGACTCGGTGATCCTGTACGGGCAGCCGGGAGAGGGGCTGGTGGCGTGCATCGTC is a window encoding:
- the nikR gene encoding nickel-responsive transcriptional regulator NikR gives rise to the protein MNPESELSRIGISLPKNLLDKFDAIISARGYSSRSEGIRDAIRSYITYYQWMSDVKGERQGVITMVYDHDQRGLLQTITDIQHEYIHTIQASMHAHLSHDQCMEVILLRGDGAALKTIAERLMSQKGVESVKLTTIPIEKED
- a CDS encoding translation initiation factor IF-2 subunit gamma — protein: MHDAMIPNVNIGLVGHVDHGKTTLVSGLTGMWTDRHSEEMKRGISIRLGYADATFYRCENHEGSEAYSTKEVCPICGAAGTPFRTVSFVDAPGHETLMATMLSGSALMDGAMLVIAANEPCPQPQTKEHLSALELVGIKNIVIVQNKIDVVSQADALKHYSQIKKFVKGTIAENAPIIPVSAQKGINIGALIDALDKNIPIPERDPEASARMLIARSFDINKPGANWRDLKGGVIGGSLTSGVIKDGEEIEIRPGIQTQTENRTVWEPIVTKVVAIHTGDKKVSEAAPGGLMALGTKLDPAITKSDTLVGQVAGHVGDLPPIHDHLTFTVKLMDRVVGSGSELDITPLKHKEPLMLSVGTAVTVGVVTNTKKDQAEVVLKRPVCADVGARIAISRQVEGRWRLIGMGILAE
- a CDS encoding DUF2098 domain-containing protein is translated as METAEIVVGMAVRYPRTGTAGTVARIEEVRGETFAEIDTTGLLYRVDTLEPAAQPGRTREEREESADDLIRREKEFGKDLGEAWKNIDNACEGGG
- a CDS encoding PIN domain-containing protein; this encodes MKVLLDTNALMMPVQFRIDIFEELRSLLGRYEPLVLADVKRELEGLARGGGNDAAAARAGLIFAERCREVESQSSARAVDDRVEAYAAAEGCMVATNDRRLRNALLAAGVPVISLRSQKKLEILRG
- a CDS encoding YcaO-related McrA-glycine thioamidation protein, yielding MSFTFNHVKKCFFDGTHRSCSPEETLQVIGPLMDEIGVVSVEDVTSLDRLGIPCFSAFRPRAAIGAAKYHAGKGKGPLQAEVSAMMEAVERYSGEYHGDRMEYASFEELGPIRALDPADIILPRPLEKDEKLHWSPATDILNDEDVLVPSNAVFHPYDCLGMTVPLFTSDTNGLAAGNIMEEAVLHALLEVIERDALSRAERLRNMGRRLAVGADGPVRGVIDLFEGHGIAVHLWLLEGRTGIPTVAAAADDTVTKDPALLVMGAGTHPDPTIAALRALTEVAQSRASQLQGGRVNPGRQHLIEQAGYERMKRINGAWFREAASVPIEDVPNRATAYFDDDIRVVLDEVATSADRVLLCDLTRTAVPVVRVIVPGFEVSHMNCDRIPRRQG
- a CDS encoding GTP-dependent dephospho-CoA kinase family protein, whose product is MLRLPDECRDRFKKPIGRLFPELADALPLLAGRTVYTVGDVVTHNLLAAGGSPEIAVIDGYTMRAPCAKTPLCAHRRVQVKNPAGTLTEELVRALEDAVEHPPALIIVDGEEDLAVIPLARLAPVDSVILYGQPGEGLVACIVTEDLKTLANDLYSLFVRV
- the spt4 gene encoding transcription elongation factor subunit Spt4, which translates into the protein MAPARKKKMVKVCRDCHKVVEGESCVTCGSTNLTEDWTGYLIIIDPEGSEIARRMNLEMPGRYALKVR
- a CDS encoding DNA-directed RNA polymerase; translated protein: MYYRVTLEDKVRVPPHRLGEDLETVILDELQKQLEGSIDKEIGIFIAVTTIDRVGEGEIVHGDGAVYYDVTFEALVLRIALQEVIEGEVVETTSFGAFISLGPIDAMLHVSQISDDFITYDEKNNTLNCQESGRAIQVGDGIRCRVVTLSLNEREPRESKIGLTMRQAGLGTEKWLVEERTKEQESHGASA